In Mastacembelus armatus chromosome 5, fMasArm1.2, whole genome shotgun sequence, a single genomic region encodes these proteins:
- the LOC113130704 gene encoding transcriptional repressor scratch 1-like, which yields MPRSFLVKQLKVHDFSSFNCYQEQQHWDDSNTVTHAITESATKLAVRLSENGYIHDYNIPTVLQNTKEPDHEQTRLSSGPLYSPGGSGGEEFSDHDMEHPDSPVSSATVESDSSGPEVEACTINAFLISDGRSHQRPNQRCPRTNGRQPGSTKGISLADCSPIKGKMTGRHICSQCGKSYATSSNLSRHKQTHRSLDSQQARKCSICHKVYVSMPALAMHMLTHDLKHECTVCGKAFSRPWLLQGHMRSHTGEKPFACAHCGKAFADRSNLRAHMQTHSAFKHHSCKRCHKSFALKSYLNKHYESACFKGHPTEDVCSSED from the exons atgcCACGTTCCTTTTTGGTGAAGCAGCTGAAGGTTCACGATTTCTCGTCTTTCAACTGCTACcaggagcagcagcactggGACGACTCCAACACTGTAACACATGCCATCACTGAGTCGGCCACCAAGTTGGCGGTGCGCTTGAGTGAAAATG gttACATCCATGATTACAACATCCCCACCGTGTTGCAAAACACCAAGGAGCCAGACCATGAGCAGACCAGGCTCTCCTCAGGGCCCCTGTACTCCCCTGGTGGCAGTGGTGGGGAAGAGTTCTCTGACCATGACATGGAGCATCCGGACAGCCCAGTGTCCAGTGCCACAGTCGAGTCAGACAGTAGCGGGCCTGAGGTAGAGGCCTGTACCATCAATGCCTTCCTCATCTCTGATGGCCGCTCCCACCAGAGACCCAACCAGCGATGTCCACGCACCAATGGCAGGCAACCAGGCAGCACCAAGGGCATCAGCTTGGCAGACTGCAGCCCCATCAAAGGGAAAATGACGGGGCGCCACATATGCTCTCAGTGTGGTAAGTCGTATGCCACGTCTTCCAATCTGAGCAGACACAAGCAGACTCACCGCAGCCTGGACAGCCAACAGGCCAGAAAGTGTTCCATCTGCCACAAGGTATACGTCTCCATGCCGGCGCTGGCCATGCACATGCTCACCCACGACCTGAAGCATGAGTGCACAGTATGCGGTAAAGCCTTCAGTCGGCCCTGGCTCCTGCAGGGCCACATGAGGTCCCACACAGGAGAAAAACCGTTCGCCTGCGCACACTGTGGCAAAGCGTTCGCTGACCGCTCCAACCTGCGTGCCCACATGCAGACGCACTCAGCCTTCAAGCACCACTCCTGCAAACGCTGCCACAAAAGCTTCGCACTCAAGTCCTACCTGAACAAGCATTACGAGTCAGCCTGCTTCAAAGGGCACCCAACAGAGGATGTCTGCAGCTCTGAGGACTGA
- the LOC113129759 gene encoding transcription factor 15-like, whose translation MMAFTMLRPISAHPFSYPSDLTLMSDDEEGNRSESDDSTDQRYGCCGTMAEGYRREGGGVVVRQRNAANARERHRTQNVNTAFTALRTLIPTEPVDRKLSKIETLRLASSYISHLANVLVVGDGREDGQPCLSSVYKEVKGSGEGKQPRTICTFCLSNQRKGVKDKRDCVKMHGNVARQISRR comes from the exons ATGATGGCTTTTACTATGCTGAGGCCGATATCGGCTCATCCCTTCTCCTACCCCTCTGACCTGACCTTAATGTCAGACGACGAGGAAGGGAACCGTAGCGAGAGCGACGATAGCACCGATCAGCGATACGGCTGCTGTGGGACCATGGCGGAGGGTTACCGGCGGGAGGGCGGCGGCGTGGTGGTGCGGCAGCGGAACGCTGCTAACGCCAGGGAGAGACACCGTACACAGAATGTCAACACGGCCTTTACGGCGCTGCGGACACTTATCCCCACTGAGCCAGTGGACAGAAAGCTCTCCAAAATCGAGACGCTGCGCCTGGCGTCTAGCTATATCTCACACCTGGCCAATGTACTCGTTGTCGGGGACGGGAGGGAGGATGGCCAGCCGTGCCTGAGCTCGGTCTATAAGGAGGTGAAAGGCagtggagagggaaaacagcctcGGACTATCTGCACTTTCTGCCTCAGCAATCAACGGAAAGGG GTGAAGGACAAACGAGACTGTGTGAAAATGCACGGAAATGTTGCAAGACAGATAAGTCGTCGATGA